One window from the genome of Gemmatimonadota bacterium encodes:
- a CDS encoding SCO family protein — MGSKTPGYHSTITILSGLATLVAAGLLLFPGCRAEPPPPPQIDIPELLDYGERFGGDFMLTDQDGERFDLSEHRGDAFLIFFGYTYCPDACPLMLSKLAAVYDVLDLEPGQRVRTIYVTVDPRRDTPKQLGDYLAYFSTVDVRGLTGSREEIDAVAERYGVLYKLQQPNEAGHYLVAHTTTLFLVDREGRLRYRFHPSDTPEYIAAGIKLLFE; from the coding sequence TTGGGTTCAAAGACGCCTGGTTATCATTCGACGATTACGATCCTCAGCGGTCTGGCCACCCTGGTCGCCGCGGGCCTGCTGCTCTTCCCCGGATGCCGCGCCGAACCGCCGCCACCGCCGCAGATCGACATCCCCGAACTGCTGGACTACGGCGAACGGTTTGGCGGTGATTTCATGCTGACCGACCAGGACGGGGAGCGGTTCGACCTGTCCGAGCACCGCGGCGACGCCTTCCTGATCTTCTTCGGCTATACCTACTGCCCCGACGCCTGTCCGCTCATGCTCTCCAAGCTGGCGGCCGTCTACGACGTGCTGGATCTCGAACCTGGACAGCGCGTGCGTACGATATACGTCACGGTCGATCCCAGGCGCGACACGCCGAAGCAGCTCGGGGATTACCTGGCCTACTTTTCCACGGTGGACGTCCGCGGCCTCACGGGATCGCGGGAGGAGATCGACGCGGTCGCCGAACGGTACGGCGTGCTGTACAAGTTGCAGCAGCCGAACGAGGCGGGGCATTACCTGGTAGCCCATACGACCACCCTGTTCCTCGTGGACCGGGAGGGCCGGCTGCGCTACCGGTTCCATCCGAGCGACACCCCGGAATACATCGCGGCAGGTATCAAACTGCTCTTCGAATAG
- a CDS encoding copper chaperone PCu(A)C, with product MTNKNLQGYVFCIWTLMVLVTAACQPADDLEIDGAWIRATPPNRDVTAAYLVITNRSDQPRELRSVETPAAAYTELHAMRQVDDMMEMEKIEGVVVPAQGEAVLEPGGNHIMLFGVSNPLAEGEVVALTLRFDDQSARTVTAEVLKSRP from the coding sequence ATGACGAACAAGAATCTTCAAGGGTATGTTTTCTGTATCTGGACTTTGATGGTGCTCGTCACGGCCGCCTGCCAGCCGGCGGACGACCTGGAAATCGACGGGGCCTGGATTCGGGCTACACCGCCGAACAGGGACGTCACCGCCGCCTACCTGGTGATCACGAACCGGTCGGACCAGCCCAGGGAACTGCGGTCCGTGGAGACGCCGGCCGCGGCGTACACGGAACTACATGCCATGCGCCAAGTTGACGATATGATGGAGATGGAGAAGATCGAAGGCGTGGTGGTTCCGGCGCAAGGCGAGGCCGTACTGGAACCCGGCGGCAACCACATCATGTTGTTCGGTGTAAGCAATCCGCTGGCGGAAGGGGAAGTGGTTGCTCTTACGCTGCGCTTCGACGATCAATCGGCACGGACCGTCACGGCCGAGGTGCTGAAGAGCCGTCCGTAG